Proteins from a single region of Anser cygnoides isolate HZ-2024a breed goose chromosome 18, Taihu_goose_T2T_genome, whole genome shotgun sequence:
- the AKAP10 gene encoding A-kinase anchor protein 10, mitochondrial, with translation MSFFRRKVKGKEQEKTTDVKAIKTPIPVHSPQRSTRNHALLEAAGPSHVAINAISANMDSFSSSRTAALKKQPSHMEAAHFGDLGRSCLNYQAQETKSSLSKTLEQVLQDNVALPYFIQFMELRRMEHLVKFWLEAESFHSTTWSRIRAHSLNTVKQSSLAEPVSPSKQEEMASSPPGLLEERLEDSSTVRLLRAKSVAPDKNNRTSNSQNHVLSGQERDNTSVVCLRKSETGMHSVAADQQESSNLTVSNRNSPSSALKDLSGKLMKSIERDAVSTFTKYISPDAAKPIPITEAMRNDIVAKICGEDGQVDPNCFVTAQSIVFNAMEQEHFSEFLRSHHFCKYQIEVLTSGTVYLADILFCESALFYFSEYMEKEEAVNVLQFWLAADNFQSQLAAKKGQYDGQEAQNDAMILYDKYFSLQATHPLGFDDSVRLEIESNICREGGPLPNCFTTPLRQAWTTMETVFLPGFLSSNLYYKYLNDLIHSVRGDEFPGGNIALNIQGPCSSPDSDSIGGPDGSASQSNVKKANVKILKNFDEAIIVDAASLDPESLYQRTYAGKMTFGRVSDLGQFIRESEPEPDVKKSKGSMFSQAMKKWVQGNTDEAQEEMAWRIAKMIVNDVMQQAQCEQRSEKITKL, from the exons ATGTCCTTCTTCAGGCGGAAAG tgaaaggtaaagaacaagaaaagaccACAGATGTGAAAGCAATTAAAA CTCCAATACCTGTACATTCCCCTCAAAGAAGCACTAGAAATCATGCCTTGCTGGAGGCTGCAGGACCAAGCCATGTGGCAATTAATGCCATCTCTGCCAACATGGACTCTTTCTCTAGCAGTCGGACAGCTGCTCTTAAGAAGCAGCCAAGTCACATGGAAGCTGCTCATTTTGGAGACTTAG gCAGATCGTGTCTGAATTATCAGGCTCAAGAGACCAAATCAAGCCTTTCAAAGACCCTTGAACAAGTCCTGCAGGACAATGTAGCCCTCCCTTATTTTATCCAGTTTATGGAACTGCGCAGAATGGAACACTTGGTTAAGTTTTGGTTAGAGGCTGAAAGCTTTCACTCCACAACATGGTCCCGCATAAGAGCGCACAGCCTGAACACAGTTAAGCAGAGTTCGTTGGCAGAGCCGGTGTCACCCTCGAAGCAGGAGGAAATGGCATCTTCTCCGCCTGGATTGCTTGAGGAGAGACTGGAGGATTCTAGCACCGTGCGTCTGCTCAGGGCCAAATCAGTGGCTCCGGATAAGAACAACAGAACTAGCAACAGCCAGAACCACGTGCTCTCGGGTCAAGAGAGGGATAATACCAGTGTTGTTTGTCTAAGAAAATCTGAGACAGGGATGCATTCTGTTGCAGCTGATCAGCAAGAATCTTCCAACCTTACAGTATCGAATAGAAACAGCCCCTCATCTGCACTAAAGGACTTGTCAGGAAAACTAATGAAAA GTATAGAACGGGATGCAGTTAGTACTTTTACCAAATATATTTCTCCAGATGCTGCTAAGCCAATACCTATTACAGAAGCGATGAGAAATGACATAGTTG CAAAGATTTGTGGGGAAGATGGACAAGTGGATCCTAACTGCTTTGTTACAGCACAGTCAATAGTGTTTAATGCAATGGAACAAGA GCACTTTAGTGAATTTTTGCGAAGTCATCATTTCTGTAAATATCAGATCGAGGTGCTGACTAGTGGGACTGTTTATCTAGCTGACATACTTTTCTGTGAATCAGCTCTGTTCTATTTCTCTGAG TacatggagaaagaagaagcagTTAATGTATTGCAGTTCTGGTTGGCAGCAGATAACTTCCAGTCTCAACTTGCTGCCAAAAAAGGCCAGTATGATGGGCAAGAAGCACAGAATGACGCCATGATTTTATATGACAA GTACTTCTCCCTTCAAGCCACGCATCCTCTCGGGTTTGATGACTCTGTGAGGTTAGAGATTGAATCCAACATCTGCAGGGAAGGTGGCCCTCTCCCTAACTGTTTCACTACTCCCTTACGGCAGGCGTGGACTACCATGGAGACG GTTTTTTTGCCTGGTTTCTTGTCCAGCAACCTTTATTACAAATACTTGAATGATCTCATCCATTCTGTACGAGGAGATGAATTTCCGGGAGGGAATATTGCACTGAACATTCAAGGGCCCTGCAGTTCTCCTGATAGTGATTCCATAGGGGGCCCAGATGGCTCTGCCTCCCAG tCCAATGTCAAAAAGGCTAATGTTAAAATCCTGAAAAACTTTGATGAAGCAATAATTGTAGATGCTGCAAGTCTGGATCCAGAATCTTTGTATCAACGAACATATGCAGG gAAGATGACATTCGGACGAGTCAGTGACCTGGGACAGTTTATCAGAGAATCTGAACCGGAGCCTGATGTCAAAAAATCAAAAg GGTCCATGTTTTCACAAGCAATGAAGAAATGGGTTCAAGGAAACACAGATGAG GCTCAAGAAGAGATGGCTTGGAGGATAGCAAAGATGATAGTCAATGACGTTATGCAGCAGGCACAATGTGAACAGCGTTCAGAGAAGATTACAAAG cTATGA